In the genome of Ananas comosus cultivar F153 linkage group 11, ASM154086v1, whole genome shotgun sequence, one region contains:
- the LOC109717254 gene encoding phosphoenolpyruvate carboxylase 2 → MSRNVVEKLASIDAQLRLLAPGKVSEDDKLVEYDALLLDRFLDILQDLHGEDLREMVQECYELAAEYEGKHDSHKLDELGNVLTSLDAGDLIVVTKSFSHMLNLANLAEEVQIAYRRRIKLKKGDFADENSATTESDIEETLKRLVMQLKKSPAEVFDALKNQTVDLVLTAHPTQSVRRSLLQKHGRVRNCLTQLYAKDITPNDKQELDEALQREIQAAFRTDEIRRTPPTPQDEMRAGMSYFHETIWKGVPKFLRRVDTALKNIGINERVPYNAPLIQFSSWMGGDRDGNPRVTPEVTRDVCLLARMMAANLYYSQIEDLMFELSMWRCSDELRVRADELHRSSKKDAAKHYIEFWKQVPPSEPYRVILSDVRDKLYNTRERSRHLLSNGYSDIPEEVSFTDVEQFLEPLELCYRSLCACGDRPIADGSLLDFLRQVSTFGLSLVRLDIRQESDRHTDVIDAITKHLGIGSYREWPEEKRQEWLLSELNGKRPLFGPDLPKTEEIADVLDTLHVIAELPSDNFGAYIISMATAPSDVLAVELLQRECHVKKPLRVVPLFEKLADLEAAPAAVARLFSVEWYRNRINGKQEVMIGYSDSGKDAGRLSAAWQLYKAQEELVKVAKQFGVKLTMFHGRGGTVGRGGGPTHLAILSQPPDTIHGSLRVTVQGEVIEQSFGEEHLCFRTLQRFTAATLEHGMHPPIPPKPEWRALMDEMAVVATKEYRSIVFQEPRFVEYFRLATPEMEYGRMNIGSRPAKRKPSGGIESLRAIPWIFAWTQTRFHLPVWLGFGAAFKYVMEKDIRNIHTLQEMYNAWPFFRVTIDLVEMVFAKGNPGIAALYDKLLVSEDLWPFGERLRNNYEETKKLLLQVAAHKDLLEGDPYLKQRLRLRNAYITTLNVCQAYTLKRIRDPNYDVEVRPHLSKEVMESTKPAAELVKLNPTSEYAPGLEDTLILTMKGIAAGMQNTG, encoded by the exons aTGTCGCGGAACGTGGTGGAGAAGCTGGCGTCGATCGACGCGCAGCTGCGGCTGCTGGCGCCGGGGAAGGTGTCGGAGGACGACAAGCTCGTCGAGTACGACGCGCTCCTCCTCGATCGCTTCCTCGACATCCTCCAGGATCTCCATGGCGAGGACCTCAGAGAAATG GTTCAAGAGTGCTATGAATTGGCCGCCGAGTACGAAGGGAAGCACGATTCCCACAAACTGGATGAACTAGGGAATGTGCTTACAAGCTTGGATGCCGGGGATTTGATCGTGGTCACGAAATCGTTCTCGCACATGCTCAACCTAGCAAATTTGGCCGAGGAGGTCCAGATTGCTTACAGGAGGAGAATCAAGCTGAAGAAGGGCGATTTCGCGGACGAGAATTCCGCGACGACTGAATCGGATATCGAGGAAACTCTCAAGCGGCTCGTGATGCAGCTGAAGAAGTCCCCCGCGGAGGTATTTGACGCGCTAAAGAACCAGACTGTCGACTTGGTTCTGACCGCACACCCGACCCAGTCGGTCAGGAGATCTCTTCTTCAGAAGCATGGAAG GGTAAGGAATTGTTTGACTCAACTATATGCGAAGGATATTACTCCTAATGACAAGCAGGAACTCGATGAGGCTCTCCAGAGAGAG ATCCAAGCTGCCTTTAGAACTGATGAGATTCGAAGAACTCCTCCCACTCCCCAAGATGAAATGCGTGCCGGGATGAGCTATTTCCATGAGACAATATGGAAGGGTGTTCCTAAGTTCTTGCGTAGAGTCGATACTGCTCTAAAGAACATTGGGATAAATGAACGTGTTCCGTACAATGCCCCTCTTATCCAGTTCTCTTCTTGGATGGGTGGCGATCGTGATG GAAATCCAAGAGTGACACCAGAGGTTACAAGGGATGTTTGCTTGCTGGCTAGAATGATGGCTGCAAACTTGTATTATTCCCAGATAGAGGATCTAATGTTTGAG TTGTCTATGTGGCGCTGCAGTGATGAACTCCGAGTGCGAGCTGATGAACTACACCGCTCCTCGAAGAAAGATGCTGCGAAACACTATATAG AATTCTGGAAACAAGTTCCTCCAAGTGAGCCATACCGCGTCATACTTAGCGATGTCAGGGATAAACTATACAACACTCGTGAGCGCTCCCGTCATTTATTATCAAATGGATATTCTGACATTCCCGAGGAAGTTAGTTTCACCGATGTTGAGCAG TTCTTGGAGCCTCTTGAGCTCTGCTACCGATCCCTTTGTGCATGCGGTGATAGACCCATCGCCGATGGAAGCCTCCTTGACTTTTTACGCCAAGTCTCAACCTTCGGCCTCTCTCTTGTCAGACTAGACATTAGGCAGGAATCGGACCGACACACTGACGTTATTGACGCCATAACTAAGCACTTAGGAATCGGATCGTATCGCGAATGGCCTGAAGAGAAACGCCAAGAATGGCTTTTATCTGAACTTAATGGCAAACGGCCGTTATTTGGCCCCGACCTCCCCAAAACAGAGGAAATTGCTGATGTTTTGGATACATTGCACGTCATAGCTGAACTCCCCTCAGATAACTTTGGTGCGTACATTATCTCCATGGCCACAGCCCCTTCAGATGTTCTAGCTGTTGAATTATTACAAAGGGAGTGCCATGTGAAGAAACCCTTGAGAGTTGTGCCGCTTTTCGAGAAGCTTGCAGATCTCGAGGCGGCCCCCGCTGCTGTTGCTCGTCTGTTCTCTGTTGAGTGGTATAGGAACAGGATCAATGGAAAGCAGGAAGTCATGATCGGGTATTCGGATTCTGGGAAGGATGCTGGCCGGCTCTCTGCGGCATGGCAGTTATATAAAGCCCAAGAAGAGCTCGTTAAAGTAGCCAAGCAGTTCGGGGTGAAACTGACTATGTTCCATGGGAGAGGTGGAACTGTTGGGAGAGGAGGTGGCCCGACTCATCTTGCTATATTGTCTCAGCCGCCAGACACGATTCATGGGTCGCTTAGGGTTACTGTTCAGGGCGAAGTAATTGAACAGTCATTTGGGGAGGAGCACTTGTGCTTTAGGACACTTCAGCGTTTCACTGCCGCTACTCTCGAGCATGGTATGCATCCCCCCATTCCTCCCAAGCCGGAGTGGCGGGCCCTGATGGACGAGATGGCTGTTGTGGCTACTAAGGAGTATAGGTCGATTGTCTTCCAAGAACCGCGTTTTGTTGAATATTTCCGCCTG GCAACACCGGAGATGGAATATGGTAGGATGAACATCGGAAGCAGGCCAGCAAAGAGAAAGCCGAGTGGGGGCATTGAATCTCTACGTGCAATCCCATGGATTTTCGCATGGACTCAGACTCGCTTCCACCTTCCTGTGTGGCTCGGCTTTGGCGCGGCATTCAAGTATGTCATGGAAAAGGATATCAGGAATATTCACACTCTCCAGGAGATGTACAATGCATGGCCCTTCTTCAGGGTTACAATTGACTTAGTTGAGATGGTTTTTGCCAAGGGAAATCCTGGGATAGCTGCTTTGTACGATAAACTGCTGGTGTCTGAGGATTTATGGCCATTTGGTGAGCGACTTAGAAACAACTATGAAGAAACCAAAAAGCTGCTTCTTCAG GTTGCTGCCCACAAGGATCTTCTGGAAGGGGACCCTTACTTGAAACAGAGGCTACGCCTCCGTAACGCGTACATCACAACCCTAAATGTGTGCCAAGCTTACACGCTGAAGCGGATAAGGGACCCGAATTACGATGTTGAAGTCCGGCCCCACCTATCAAAGGAGGTAATGGAGTCGACCAAGCCAGCGGCAGAGCTCGTCAAGCTGAACCCCACAAGCGAGTACGCCCCCGGCCTCGAGGACACTCTCATTCTAACTATGAAGGGCATTGCTGCTGGTATGCAGAACACTGGTTAG